The window TGATATTTTTTCACCAACAGATTTCAGATACTCAGTAGAAGGACTGAAACCGTATTTGACTGAGGAAGCATATGTAAAATATAAGGCAAAAGTTGAGGCCGCTCTTGTCAAAACCTTAGCTAAAAATAGGATATGTTCGGCAAAAATCGCTGATGAAATCATTAAAGCAGCTTCAAAAGTAACGGCCTCAGAAACTTACCGGGAAGAAGCAAGAATAAAACATGACATAAGGGCGCTTGCAAACATGATAAGAAAACGCGTAAGCAATAAAGCCAAACCTTATGTGCATCTGGGCGCAACATCTTATGATATTGTTGATACGGCAAATGTATTGCGTTACAAAGATGCCGCCAGAAATGTAATCATACCGGATATGTTGAAGCTTCTGAAACTCTGGATCGCGTTAGCGAAAAAATACAGAAACACTGTCCAAATGGGCAGGACCCATGGCCAGCACGCAGAACCAATAACTTTTGGTTTTACCATGGCTCAATATATAAACCGATGGGGTGACCGGATAGAAAATTTGAAAAGTTCGACAGAACGCCTCGTAGGCAAGTTTTCAGGCGCTGTGGGAGCCTATAACGCTACATCAATACTATTCAATGACCCTGTGAAATTTGAAAAAGAAGTCCTGGCTGAATTAGGCCTGAAGCCGGCAAATATTTCCACGCAAGTGGTTCCACCGGAACCGGTTACCGATTTCCTGCACAGCTTAACGTCAAGCTTCGGGGTTATTGCTAATTTTTCGGATGATATGCGGCACTTGCAGCGCTCGGAAATATCCGAAGTATGCGAGCTTCAGGAAAACAACCAGGTTGGCAGTTCGACGATGCCTCAGAAGAAAAACCCGATTAACTTTGAAAATGTAAAATCCATGTTTAAAATATTTATGCCACGCATGGTTACAGTTTACCTTGACATGATTTCCGAGCACCAGAGGGACCTGACAAATTCCTGTTCGCAGAGATATATTCCCGAATTGCTGGTAGGATTCGATTCGAGTGTGCTGAGAATCATAAAGGTTTCCGGTAAATTGCAGGTAGATGAAAAAGGCCTGGCAAAAAATTTCAATCAGAGCCGGGACAAGGTAGTTGCTGAACCGCTTTATATTATACTCGCGTATTATGGGCATCCCGATGCGCATGAATATGTGCGCGAGCTTGTAAAAAAATCTACAGAAACCGGAATGACTCTCCTGGGACTAATGTCAGAAGATAATTCAGTCAAACCTTATTTCAAGAAATTCACCAAAAAGCAGAAAGACATCATTTCAAAACCTGAGAAATACATCGGGGCGGCAGATAAAAAAGTCGATGCTATAGTAAAAATTTGGGAGGATAAATGTCACAACCTTTAGTTGGAATAGTTTTAGGAAGCGATTCTGATTTACCTGAAATAAAAGATATGTTGGAAACTTTTAAGGAATTTGGTATAACGTATGAACTTAATATAATCTCGGCGCACAGAACGCCTCATTTGGCGCACGCTTATGCGGAAAACGCAGAGAAAAAAGGTTTACAGGTCATAATTGCCTGTGCCGGCGGAGCCGCCCATCTTGCAGGCGTGATAGCATCACTTACTACACTCCCTGTTATAGGTGTTCCGATGCAAACTGCCAGCCTGGGAGGATTGGATTCGCTTCTAGCAACAGTCCAAATGCCGGCAGGCGTACCGGTCGCTACTGTTGCGATAGGCAAAGCAGGTTCAGTAAATGCAGCGGTGCTTGCTGCGCAGATTATCGGCGTAAAGAGTCCTGAAATCAGAGAAAAAGTAAGGCAGTTTAAGGCAAATTTGGCAAAAAAGGTCGAAGAAAAAAATAAAAATTTAAAGATTTAAAATATAGCGGTAAAAATATATGAATACATTAGTACTTATCGGCGCGCAATGGGGAGATGAGGGGAAAGGGAAAATAGTCCACTTTCTTGGTAAATACGCGGATTATGTTGTTAGATATCAGGGTGGGCCTAACGCAGGGCATACAATTATTTTGGATGGGA of the Elusimicrobiota bacterium genome contains:
- a CDS encoding adenylosuccinate lyase, which translates into the protein MTNYDIFSPTDFRYSVEGLKPYLTEEAYVKYKAKVEAALVKTLAKNRICSAKIADEIIKAASKVTASETYREEARIKHDIRALANMIRKRVSNKAKPYVHLGATSYDIVDTANVLRYKDAARNVIIPDMLKLLKLWIALAKKYRNTVQMGRTHGQHAEPITFGFTMAQYINRWGDRIENLKSSTERLVGKFSGAVGAYNATSILFNDPVKFEKEVLAELGLKPANISTQVVPPEPVTDFLHSLTSSFGVIANFSDDMRHLQRSEISEVCELQENNQVGSSTMPQKKNPINFENVKSMFKIFMPRMVTVYLDMISEHQRDLTNSCSQRYIPELLVGFDSSVLRIIKVSGKLQVDEKGLAKNFNQSRDKVVAEPLYIILAYYGHPDAHEYVRELVKKSTETGMTLLGLMSEDNSVKPYFKKFTKKQKDIISKPEKYIGAADKKVDAIVKIWEDKCHNL
- the purE gene encoding 5-(carboxyamino)imidazole ribonucleotide mutase; this encodes MSQPLVGIVLGSDSDLPEIKDMLETFKEFGITYELNIISAHRTPHLAHAYAENAEKKGLQVIIACAGGAAHLAGVIASLTTLPVIGVPMQTASLGGLDSLLATVQMPAGVPVATVAIGKAGSVNAAVLAAQIIGVKSPEIREKVRQFKANLAKKVEEKNKNLKI